The DNA window GAGTAGCCGCTGCCGCAGGTCACCATGAGGCGGGAGGTGTCGGTGAGGAAGGCGTGCTGGTACATCTTCACGACCAGCGCGGGCAGCGTGGCCGACGAGGTCGGCCACGCCTCCGGGACCACGGCCGCGGGGGCTGCGTGGTCGGCGTGGTGGGGGCCGACGCGGGTAATCACGCTGAGGCTCTTGTCGTAGGCGCTGCTCATCCACGCGTCCGGGTCGCGGCGCCGTCGCGGAGCTCGTAGACCCATGTGCCGTCCTGCTCGGCCGGGGCCCACCAGCGGGGCACGAACAGGTGCCGGGGCACGGTGGCCAGGGGTCTGTGCCAGCGGGACTCGGATCGTACGGTCGCGTCGGCCATCCGTGCGGCATGGGTGTCCCAAGCCCGCCGGCGTCCACTCCATCAGCAGGGCCCCTTTCAGAGGAGCACGGGCACGGCGGCTGCGGGCGCGCCGAGCGTCGCGGGTGCGTAGCCCATCGGGTCGCAGGGGTCGTTCTTGCCGGGTCGCAGGAGTCGGAGTTGGAGGGCTGGCAGTCCGGGTGGCAGGCCGTCAGGTCCGTCCGCCGCGGGATGATCGCGCTCGCCTCGGCCCACTGCGGGCTGGACAGACGGAGTCCAGGCCGGCTCCCTGGACGTTGCCCGCGGTCAGGAACCTGCCGATCTCGCAGACCGCCACATCGCCGCCTGGCAGGACCGTGGCCCGCCTGTCCCCGCAGCGCCCGCACAGCTCGGCAGTGGACGGCAGCGTGGTACCCGCCGCGTTGCCGACGGCCCGCACCCTCCCGACGTGCACGTCGCGGACGCCGAAGGCCTCCAGCTCCGCGCGGGCCCGCTCGGCACACGCCTGGTCGCCGGCGTGGAGGACGGCGACCTTCACCGCGATGCCGCGCCTGACCGCCTCGACGATGTTGGCGCGCGTCGCCTCGTGCGAGCCTGGGCGGCCGGTGACTTCGTCGTGCTCAGCCGCGACGCTGCTGTGGTACGTCGTCGCCAGCCGGACCCTGGGGTGCTCCAGCAGCCGCCAGTGCTCGTCGCGGATGCGGAAGAGGTTGCTGTAGACCCGGACCCGCAGGCCGGAATCCACCGCGTGCCGGGCGATGGCGACGAAGCCGGGGTGGAGCGTCGGCTCGCCGCCGATCAGCTGGACCTCCTCGGCGCCCAGAGCGACGGCCTGTCGATGGTCCGGAACCAGTTGTCATCGCTCATACTGCCTTGGCCCCGCGTCGGCCCCGAGCCGGCGTAGCAGAGCGGACGGGCAGGTGAGCTGGCAGCGACCGGTGATCTCCAGCGACAGGAACCGCAGCCTGGTAGGGGCCTCACGGTGCTCGTCATGTCGCGATCGGAGGCCGCGGCCGTCAACCCGTCCTGTGATGTGGCTACTTCGGCCGACAGGCGCCCTTCCCCACGCCCAGACCAGATGCCGGGCTCATCGTGCGGTGCCGGGAGACGCGGCCGCCTCCGGGCCCCGCCAAGTCGGCCGTTCACCGGCCGCGACCGCGATCCGCGGAGGTCAGCCGACGGCCGTCTCGGGCAGCGTCGACCTCGCCCGTGGAGCGAGGCCGCTGGCGGCTGTGGAGCAGGCGGCGCCCCGGCCCTGTCGCGCGAGACCGGCCGCGCGGGCCCACACCGGCACGTGGATCGGCTGGCCCCCGGCGCCGGACAGGGCCGGCCCGGACCAGCCGATGAACCCCGGGCGTGC is part of the Streptomyces spororaveus genome and encodes:
- a CDS encoding radical SAM protein; the encoded protein is MVPDHRQAVALGAEEVQLIGGEPTLHPGFVAIARHAVDSGLRVRVYSNLFRIRDEHWRLLEHPRVRLATTYHSSVAAEHDEVTGRPGSHEATRANIVEAVRRGIAVKVAVLHAGDQACAERARAELEAFGVRDVHVGRVRAVGNAAGTTLPSTAELCGRCGDRRATVLPGGDVAVCEIGRFLTAGNVQGAGLDSVCPARSGPRRARSSRGGRT